The genomic region GCCTCCTGCCTGTCCAGGTCGAAGACGTTGTCCATCCCGGCGCCCGCGTGGATGTTGTACGAGGCGACGCGCAGCGGCACATCGCGGCCGTGGGCCTGCGCCGGGGGCGCGACCGTCGCGGCCAAAACACCCGTGACCAGAAGCACTTCAGCAACACGACGAGTCAGTTTCATCTCGCGTAGGTACCCGGCAGCGGCCCGACCCCAAACAGCTTTACGCCGTAAAGGGGAGTGGGCCGCCCCTGACGAGCGCGCCTGGTTTGCGGGCCTCCGGGGCGCAGACTCACCGGTAACAGCGGCCTAACATCGATATCGGTACCCGGTGGATGCATCGATTTCCGGAGGAGACGCGCCATGGTGACTACGGCCGCCCGTGCGAAGGGCCCCACGCGGACCAGTGTCTGGCTGGACGGCAAGGCGACGCGTACCCGCCGAACGGATCAGCCGGCCGGGCTCGACCTGGCGAAGATCACCGCTGAGACGGTGCGGCTCCTGGATTCCGAGGGGCTGTCGAAGTTCTCCATGCGCCGCCTCGCTGCCGGTCTGGGGGTCACGGCCATGTCGGTCTACTGGTACGTGGACACCAAGGACGATCTCCTCGAACTGGCCCTGGACGCGGTGATGGGCGAACTGTCGACGCCTGCCCCGGCACCGGACGCCCCGAAGGCCGGTACCGGGACCGACTGGCGCACGGAGCTGCGGCGCCTCGCCTCCGGCTACCGCAGCGTCCTCGTGCGTCACCCCTGGGTGTCGCCCCTCATCGGCGAGTTCCTCAACATCGGCCCGCACGCGGTGAAGTTCACCTCGGCGGCCCAGGACGTGATGCGCGAGGCCGGTCTCCCGCTGCACGGCCGGACCGGCGGCCTCGCGGCGGTCTTCCAGTTCGTGTACGGATTCGGCACCGTCGAGGGCCACTTCCGGGACCGCTGCGAACGGGCCGGGATGAGCCAGGACGCGTACTACCAGCGGGCCATCGGCACCATCAGCGAACAGCCGGGCCTGCGCGAGCCCTTCGTGCAGGCGCAGCACATGAGGCAGGCGCGCGGCGGTGACACGGTCGAGGAGATGCGCGAGCGGGACTTCGACTTCGCCGTGGACCTGCTGATCGCGGGCATCGAGGCCAAGCGGACGGCTGACCGAACGGACGGCTGACCGAACGGACGGCCGGCTGAGCGCGTCACCGGGCCGAGCGTTCGCCGAACGGCGGAGCAGCCGTGACGAGGAGGCCAGTCGTGACGAGGAGGCCAGTCGTGACGAGGAGGCCGGCCGTTACGAGGAGGCCAGCCGCGCCGGGAAACCGCCGGTCGCGATCGGACTCCACCGCTCCGGCGTGATCCGGATGATCGACTTGCCCTGCCTGACCATGGCCGCGCGGTACTCGTCCCAGTCCGGGTGCTCGCCGGAGATGGTGCGGAAGTACTCCACCAGCGGTTCCACGGACTCGGGGGAGTCGATGACCTCGGCCGTCCCGTCGACCTGGACCCACGGCCCGTTCCACTCGTCCGACAGCACGATCACACTCGTCCGCGCGTCCCGCCTGGCGTTCCGGGTCTTGGCGCGCTCGGGATACGTGGACATGACGATCCGTCCGGAGTCGTCGACGCCACAGGTCAACGGCGAGCCCTGGGGACGGCCGTCCGTACGGGTGGTGAGCAGGATCGCCCGGTGCCGGGTCCGCAGGAAGTCCAGCAGCTCGGCCCGGTCGACGGTGGTGTTGGTCGCGATGTGGGGTGCCATGCCCGCACGATACGTCCGGCCCCGCGCGGGAGACGCGACCGTTCCGGGCCGACACCCTTCGGCCCCCGGCACAGCGGCCCCCGGCACAGCGGCCCCGGCACAGCGGCCCCGGGGCCGGGCCCGGTAGGGGCTCGCTCCCGGGGCCGCGTCGCGCGCCGGACGGTGTCAGACCGCGGGCAGCGAGTCGCCCTGGACCGCCTGGATGTCCAGCTCGATCTTGAGCGTGGTGCCGATGGCGGAGATGCCCGCCTGGACCACCTGGTTGTAGTTCATCGCGAAGTCGTCGCGACGCAGTTCGGCCGTGGCGCGGAAGGCAGCGCGGACGCCGCCCCACGGGTCGGGGCCGGTGCCCAGGTAGCTCAGGTCCAGGTCCACCTCACGGACCACGCCGTGCAGCGACAGCCGGCCCTTGACCGTCCAGCGGTCCGGACCCGCGGGGATCACACCGGTGCTGCTGTAGGTGATCTCCGGGAAGCGCTCGACGTCCAGGAAGTCCGGGGACTTCAGATGGCCGTCCCGCATGCCGTTGCCCGTGTCGATCGACGTGGCGGCGATGACCGCCTCGACCCGTGACTTCTCGATGTCCTCGGCGATCTCGATGCGGCCCACGAACTCGGTGAACCTGCCGTGCACGCTGGAGATGCCGAGGTGCTGGGCGACCGCGCCGACCGACGAGTGCGCCGGGTCGAGCGTCCATGTTCCCGGCGGCGGGAGTTCCACGCCGCCCTGCCTGGCCAGTACGACCGTGCCCACATCGGCCCGGCCGCTCGCCGTGACGAACGCCGTCGACGCGGCGGGGGCGTATCCGACGGCCGTCACGATGACCGTGTGCGCGCCGGGGGCCAGCGACGCGTCGGCGCTGACCGCGCCGTTCTCGTCCACGGCCGCCCGGAGCACCTGGGCGCCGGTCATGTCGGTCACCGTCACCACGGCGTGCTGTACGGCCCAGCCGTCCCGGGTCCGTACCTGTGCGCGAAGTCCCATCCCGTTACTCTCCCTCAAAAAGTGGGCCCCGGGTGGTGGTGGCGGGCCGTCCCCTGCTCGCCACCACCACGCCCGGGGCCCGTGCCCCACATCCGCTGGGGCAGCCTGTGCGTAGACCGTACGGATCCTGCTGGGACCCGCCGGCAACCGGTCCTACTCGCCCGGGTGGGCCAGCTCGATGTCGTGGCCGTCGATGCCGCTCCCCGCGACCGTCAACGAGCCCGCCACCGGCGGGTAACCGGTCGCGATGACCGTGTACTCGCCCGAGTTGAGGTCGGCGAAACCGTAGGCCCCGTCGATCCCGGTGGTCGCCGTGGCGACCACGTTGCCCGCCGCGTCGACCAGGGTCACCCGGGCGTCGGGCAGCGGGCGCCGCTCGGCTCCGCCGCGTACGACACCCTGGACCAGCGAGCCGGACTCCAGGGCGGCCTCGATACGGGTCACACCCTGGCCGCCGACGTCGACCGGCAGGGCCAGCGGCCGGAAGCCGGTCGCGTTGACCGCGACGGTCACCGAGCCGGGCACCAGCTCACCGAAGGTGAACTCGCCCTGCGCACCGGACTTTCCGGTGGCCAGCACATCGCCGCGCACATCGGTGACGACGACCATGGCGCCCTCGACGGCCTTGCCGCCGTCGGCGGACTTCACGATGCCGGCGAGTCCGCTCGTACCGGAGAGGAGGATGTCGTACGACAGGCCCTCGTCCCCGACGACCACCGTGGACGCCTGCGGCTGGAAGCCGTCGGCGGAGGCGATCAGGACGTACGAACCGGAGCCCGGCGCGTCGACCGTGTAACCGCCGTCGCCCTCGGCGACCGCGCGGCCCAACTGGCGTCCGGCCAGCGAGATCAGTGTGACGGCGGCACGGCCCACGGGTGCGCCTTCGGCGCCCCGGACCACACCGTGGATCGCGATACCCGGGGTGGGGGTGGACTGCATCGGCATCGTCTCCTCAGCACTCGGAACACTTTCGCGGGAAACCGCGGGGGCCGGTACGGCGTCGGCCACCGGCGGGACCTCGGCCGCAGCGGCCTCCCCCTCGGGGGCGCCCACGGCGCGGGTCCGCAGCGGGACCTCCTTGATGAACAGCGTCACCAGGAAGGCGACCAGGGCACAGACCGCCGCGTACAGGAAGACATCCGCGACGGCGTGCCCGTACGAACTCTCCATGATGGAGCGCAGCGGCTGCGGCAGTTTGCTGATGTCGGGCACCGATCCGCTGCTCATGCCCTTGCCGGCCAGGGCCGCGCCCTTCGGGCCGAGGTCGTGGAGACCGTCGGAGACGAAGTGGGTGACGCGGTTGCCGAGCACCGCGCCCAGCGCCGAGACGCCGATCGCGCCACCGAGGGAGCGGAAGAACGAGACGGTGGAGGACGCCGAGCCGAGGTCCTGCTGGGAGACCTGGTTCTGCGTGCAGAGCACCAGGTTCTGCATCATCATGCCGATGCCGAGACCCATCAGCGCCATGAAGACCGCCACGTGCCAGTACGCGGTGTCGTACCGGATGGTGGAGAGCAGGCCGAGTCCGGCCGTCACCAGGATGCCGCCGCTGACCAGCCAGGCCTTCCACTTGCCGGTCTTGGTGATGAGCTGGCCCGAGACGGTCGACGAGATGAACAGGCCACCGATCATCGGGATCGTCATCACGCCGGACATCGTCGGCGACTTGCCGCGCGCCAGCTGGAAGTACTGGCTGAAGAAGACGGTGCCGGAGAACATCGCGACGCCGACGAACAGCGAGGCGACCGAGGCGAGGGTGATCGTCGGGTTGCGGAAGAGCCGCAGCGGGATGATCGGCTCGCTCGCCTTGGACTCGACGAGCACGAAGAGCAGGCCCAGAACGATCGAGCCGCCGAGCATGGCGCCCGTCTGCCAGGACATCCAGTCGTACTTGTCACCGGCGAAGGTGATCCAGATCATCAGCAGCGAGACGGCCGCCGCGATGAAGAACGCGCCGCCCCAGTCGACCTTGACCTCGCGCTTGACGACGGGGAGTTTCAGGGTCTTCTGCAGAACGATCAGCGCGATGATCGCGAAGGGCACGCCGACGTAGAAGCACCAGCGCCAGCCGAGCCAGCTGGTGTCGGTGATGACACCGCCGAGGAGCGGTCCGGCGACCGTCGCGACTGCGAAGGTGGCGCCGATGTAGCCGCTGTACCGGCCCCGCTCACGCGGGGAGATCATCGCGGCCATCACGATCTGCGCGAGGGCCGAGAGACCGCCGACGCCGATGCCCTGGACGACACGGAAAGTGATCAGCGTCGACGAGTTCTGCGAGAGACCGGCCGCGGCCGAGCCCAGCACATAGATGATCAGGGCTATCTGGACGAGCAGCTTCTTGCTGAACAGGTCGGAGAGCTTGCCCCACAGGGGGGTGGTGGCCGTCATCGCCAGCAGCGACGAGGTGACGACCCAGGTGTACGAGGACTGACTGCCGTGCAGATCGGAAACGATCTTGGGCAGGGCGTTGGTGACGATCGTCGACGACAGGATCGCGACGAACATGCCGAGCATCAGCCCGGACAGGGCTTCCATGATCTGCCGGTGCGTCATCGGCGCACTGTCTCCGGGGGTGGTATTTCCCCCGTGCTTGGCGTGGCCGCCCCGCACACCGGCTGGTGTGGTCGTAGCCATGAAGTTCCTTTTTTCTCTACTTACGCGGATGTACGGGTGTGCTCGTGCTGTCCGGCCCAGGCCCGGCAGTCGCCGAAACTGGCGCGCAGGCGGTCCAGGAGCACATTGAGCTGCCCGACTTCGTCGTCGGACCAGTCGCTGAGGGTGCGAGCGAGGGATTCGATGTGTCGCTCGGCGAGCAGGCCGAGCATGTCTGTGCCTGCGGGGGTGAGCCGCAGGATGCGGGAGCGCTTGTCAGCAGGGTCCGGGGACCGCTCGATCCAGCCGTGCTCCGCGACGTGTGCCACATGCCGGCTGGTCACCGACATGTCCACGGCGAGCAATTCGGCGAGCCTGCTCATACGCATCTCGCCGTGCTGGCCCAGCAGGGACAACACAGCGGCCGACCCGGTCGGACACTCGGGAGGGAGGATGCGGGAGAGGCCCCGCTTGACCGCGCCGATGGCGCTGAGCTGTCTGGCCAGTTCTTCGTACTGACTCTGTGTGGCCATGACACCTCCCTATGTTGTTGCTTGAGGCAACCATAAGTTCCGTTGGTTGCCTCAAGCAAATTAAATCCGTCTGAGAAAGGCAAAGGAAACCAAAAAGGTTTGCATGTGTGAGGTCAATGAGGTGGCGGAGGCCGCTTCGGGCGATCTGCCCGCAGGTACGGGGGTTGGGCGGAACCCGCAGGTTCGCTAGGGTCCTGCCTCATGGCACACAACCCCCAAGCGCCCCAAGGCCCCGAGGGCAACTACGAC from Streptomyces sp. NBC_01267 harbors:
- a CDS encoding MFS transporter gives rise to the protein MATTTPAGVRGGHAKHGGNTTPGDSAPMTHRQIMEALSGLMLGMFVAILSSTIVTNALPKIVSDLHGSQSSYTWVVTSSLLAMTATTPLWGKLSDLFSKKLLVQIALIIYVLGSAAAGLSQNSSTLITFRVVQGIGVGGLSALAQIVMAAMISPRERGRYSGYIGATFAVATVAGPLLGGVITDTSWLGWRWCFYVGVPFAIIALIVLQKTLKLPVVKREVKVDWGGAFFIAAAVSLLMIWITFAGDKYDWMSWQTGAMLGGSIVLGLLFVLVESKASEPIIPLRLFRNPTITLASVASLFVGVAMFSGTVFFSQYFQLARGKSPTMSGVMTIPMIGGLFISSTVSGQLITKTGKWKAWLVSGGILVTAGLGLLSTIRYDTAYWHVAVFMALMGLGIGMMMQNLVLCTQNQVSQQDLGSASSTVSFFRSLGGAIGVSALGAVLGNRVTHFVSDGLHDLGPKGAALAGKGMSSGSVPDISKLPQPLRSIMESSYGHAVADVFLYAAVCALVAFLVTLFIKEVPLRTRAVGAPEGEAAAAEVPPVADAVPAPAVSRESVPSAEETMPMQSTPTPGIAIHGVVRGAEGAPVGRAAVTLISLAGRQLGRAVAEGDGGYTVDAPGSGSYVLIASADGFQPQASTVVVGDEGLSYDILLSGTSGLAGIVKSADGGKAVEGAMVVVTDVRGDVLATGKSGAQGEFTFGELVPGSVTVAVNATGFRPLALPVDVGGQGVTRIEAALESGSLVQGVVRGGAERRPLPDARVTLVDAAGNVVATATTGIDGAYGFADLNSGEYTVIATGYPPVAGSLTVAGSGIDGHDIELAHPGE
- a CDS encoding YceI family protein, whose translation is MGLRAQVRTRDGWAVQHAVVTVTDMTGAQVLRAAVDENGAVSADASLAPGAHTVIVTAVGYAPAASTAFVTASGRADVGTVVLARQGGVELPPPGTWTLDPAHSSVGAVAQHLGISSVHGRFTEFVGRIEIAEDIEKSRVEAVIAATSIDTGNGMRDGHLKSPDFLDVERFPEITYSSTGVIPAGPDRWTVKGRLSLHGVVREVDLDLSYLGTGPDPWGGVRAAFRATAELRRDDFAMNYNQVVQAGISAIGTTLKIELDIQAVQGDSLPAV
- a CDS encoding TetR/AcrR family transcriptional regulator; this translates as MVTTAARAKGPTRTSVWLDGKATRTRRTDQPAGLDLAKITAETVRLLDSEGLSKFSMRRLAAGLGVTAMSVYWYVDTKDDLLELALDAVMGELSTPAPAPDAPKAGTGTDWRTELRRLASGYRSVLVRHPWVSPLIGEFLNIGPHAVKFTSAAQDVMREAGLPLHGRTGGLAAVFQFVYGFGTVEGHFRDRCERAGMSQDAYYQRAIGTISEQPGLREPFVQAQHMRQARGGDTVEEMRERDFDFAVDLLIAGIEAKRTADRTDG
- a CDS encoding MarR family winged helix-turn-helix transcriptional regulator translates to MATQSQYEELARQLSAIGAVKRGLSRILPPECPTGSAAVLSLLGQHGEMRMSRLAELLAVDMSVTSRHVAHVAEHGWIERSPDPADKRSRILRLTPAGTDMLGLLAERHIESLARTLSDWSDDEVGQLNVLLDRLRASFGDCRAWAGQHEHTRTSA
- a CDS encoding PPOX class F420-dependent oxidoreductase, translated to MAPHIATNTTVDRAELLDFLRTRHRAILLTTRTDGRPQGSPLTCGVDDSGRIVMSTYPERAKTRNARRDARTSVIVLSDEWNGPWVQVDGTAEVIDSPESVEPLVEYFRTISGEHPDWDEYRAAMVRQGKSIIRITPERWSPIATGGFPARLASS